The Candoia aspera isolate rCanAsp1 chromosome 6, rCanAsp1.hap2, whole genome shotgun sequence genome has a segment encoding these proteins:
- the CISD1 gene encoding CDGSH iron-sulfur domain-containing protein 1, producing MGHGSNCSVRAEWIAAVTFAAGTAAVGYLAYKKFFSKRKGCHGMVNLHIQKDNPKVVHAFDMEDLGEKAVYCRCWRSKTFPLCDGSHTKHNDETGDNVGPLIIKRKDE from the exons ATGGGGCACGGCTCGAATTGTTCTGTGAGGG ctGAATGGATTGCTGCAGTCACATTTGCTGCAGGAACAGCAGCTGTTGGGTATCTTGCTTACAAAAAATTTTTTAGTAAGCGCAAAGGCTGTCATGGAATGGTGAACCTCCATATTCAGAAAGATAACCCAAAGGTAGTTCATGCATTTGATATGGAAGATTTGGGAGAGAAAGCAGTATACTGCCGGTGTTGGAGGTCCAAAACG TTCCCCTTATGTGATGGGTCTCATACAAAACATAACGATGAAACAGGGGACAACGTGGGACCGCTAATCATCAAGAGAAAAGATGAGTGA